From a region of the Pseudanabaena sp. ABRG5-3 genome:
- a CDS encoding two-component system response regulator: MNTAQDKSTRATILVVDDTPDNLTFMSGLLKDTFRVKVANHGEKALNIVQSSPKPDLILLDIMMPDLDGYQVCERLKADPQTKDIPIIFLTAKSEIEDERKGLELGAADYITKPVSPAILMARVNTQLMLKASADFLRDQNAFLEQEVAKRTREVQAIQDVTIVMMASLAETRDNETGNHIRRTQNYVRALAQHLKNHPRFQHFLTEHNINMLYKSAPLHDIGKVGIPDRILLKPDKLTAEEFEIMKTHTTLGRDAIATAEKMLGVQAAFLQIAKEIAYSHQEKWNGTGYPEGLAGDAIPIAARLMAVADVYDALISRRVYKAPMSHEQAVSIIMDGKNSHFDPDIVDAFMEINQEFNAIAQQFIDPDIDV, translated from the coding sequence ATGAATACGGCACAGGATAAAAGCACTAGAGCAACGATTTTAGTTGTGGATGATACGCCAGACAATCTCACCTTTATGAGTGGTCTGCTCAAGGATACTTTTCGTGTCAAGGTGGCAAATCATGGCGAAAAAGCCTTAAATATTGTTCAATCTAGCCCCAAACCTGACTTGATTTTGCTGGATATCATGATGCCAGATCTTGATGGTTATCAGGTTTGCGAACGTCTTAAGGCAGACCCACAAACTAAGGATATTCCGATTATTTTTTTGACAGCTAAATCAGAAATAGAAGATGAACGTAAAGGACTAGAGCTAGGAGCCGCCGACTATATCACCAAGCCCGTCAGTCCTGCGATTTTGATGGCGAGAGTGAATACCCAACTAATGCTCAAGGCTTCAGCAGATTTTCTGCGGGATCAGAATGCTTTTTTGGAACAAGAAGTTGCGAAAAGAACCCGTGAAGTCCAAGCGATTCAGGATGTGACGATTGTGATGATGGCATCTCTTGCCGAAACCCGTGATAACGAAACAGGCAACCACATTCGCCGCACTCAGAATTACGTTAGAGCGTTAGCGCAACATCTCAAAAATCATCCACGTTTTCAGCACTTTTTGACTGAGCATAATATCAATATGCTCTATAAGTCCGCACCACTCCATGACATCGGTAAGGTGGGCATCCCCGATCGCATTTTGCTAAAGCCAGATAAGTTGACCGCCGAAGAATTTGAGATTATGAAAACCCATACGACTTTGGGGCGCGATGCGATCGCCACGGCGGAAAAAATGTTAGGGGTGCAGGCTGCTTTTCTGCAAATCGCTAAGGAAATTGCCTATTCCCACCAAGAGAAATGGAACGGTACGGGCTATCCCGAAGGATTGGCAGGAGATGCGATTCCTATTGCCGCAAGACTGATGGCTGTGGCAGATGTCTATGATGCCTTGATCAGTCGTCGCGTTTACAAAGCCCCAATGTCTCACGAACAGGCGGTATCAATCATTATGGATGGCAAGAATTCGCACTTTGATCCTGATATTGTCGATGCTTTTATGGAGATTAATCAGGAGTTTAATGCGATCGCCCAGCAATTTATTGATCCTGATATTGATGTGTAA
- a CDS encoding AAA family ATPase, giving the protein MNFEAELNLTLRARYPLIYIPSAEEERVEAVITNVAKSLGRSVFIWDFVDGYQSNPTDAGAGKRNPLQALEFVDKIPKGAVFVLRDFDRFLDDVAIARKLKNLARKLKSEAQNIIVLASQISIPDSLSEFFSILEFPLPNPSELKIEIEQIANSTNSANDLQLNKQAIDDLVRASQGLSLERIRRVLAKAIAENNCLRPEDVELILEEKRQSIRQTQILEFYPSTTEISDIGGLDNLKEWLLRRGGAFSDRARKYGLPHPRGLLLAGIQGTGKSLTAKAISHHWHLPLLRLDVGRLFAGLVGESESRTRQMIQLAEALSPCVLWIDEIDKAFSGIEGRGDSGTTNRVFGTFLTWMAEKTSPVFVVATANNIRALPPELLRKGRFDEVFFVGLPNQEERSQIFSVHLGKYRPHNTRAYDIDRLAYETPDFSGAEIEQGIIEAMHIGFSQNRDFTTDDILEAASQIVPLAQTAQQEIQVLQEWAASGKARLASRQNVFR; this is encoded by the coding sequence ATGAATTTTGAAGCTGAATTAAATCTAACCCTCCGCGCCCGTTATCCCTTGATTTATATACCCTCCGCCGAAGAGGAACGGGTCGAAGCCGTGATTACCAATGTGGCAAAATCCCTTGGTCGTAGTGTATTTATTTGGGATTTTGTCGATGGCTATCAGTCCAATCCCACCGATGCAGGGGCAGGTAAGCGCAATCCCCTCCAAGCCTTAGAATTTGTGGATAAAATCCCCAAGGGAGCAGTATTTGTATTGCGCGATTTCGATCGCTTTCTCGATGATGTGGCGATCGCCCGTAAGCTGAAAAATCTTGCCCGTAAGCTCAAAAGTGAAGCGCAAAATATCATTGTGCTTGCCTCACAGATTAGTATTCCCGATAGCCTCAGTGAGTTTTTCTCAATTCTCGAATTTCCACTTCCCAATCCTAGCGAACTAAAAATCGAAATTGAACAGATTGCCAATTCCACAAATTCGGCTAACGATCTGCAATTAAATAAACAGGCGATCGATGATTTAGTCCGTGCTAGTCAAGGCTTGTCTCTAGAGCGCATCCGACGAGTATTAGCAAAGGCGATCGCTGAAAATAACTGCTTGCGCCCCGAAGATGTCGAACTAATTCTCGAAGAAAAGCGCCAAAGTATTCGTCAAACCCAGATTTTAGAATTCTATCCATCGACTACAGAAATTAGCGATATCGGAGGTTTGGATAATCTCAAGGAATGGTTATTAAGACGCGGTGGAGCCTTTAGCGATCGCGCCCGTAAGTACGGCTTGCCCCATCCCAGAGGCTTGCTATTAGCTGGTATTCAAGGCACTGGCAAATCCCTCACCGCGAAGGCGATTTCGCACCATTGGCATTTGCCCCTATTACGCCTCGATGTCGGTCGTCTGTTTGCGGGACTAGTTGGTGAGAGTGAATCCCGCACCAGACAAATGATTCAACTAGCGGAAGCTCTTTCTCCCTGCGTGCTGTGGATTGATGAGATTGATAAGGCATTTTCAGGCATTGAAGGTCGCGGTGATTCAGGAACGACGAATCGTGTTTTTGGCACTTTCTTAACATGGATGGCGGAAAAGACTTCGCCTGTGTTTGTGGTGGCAACTGCAAATAATATTCGCGCTTTGCCTCCCGAACTCTTGCGGAAAGGTCGATTCGATGAAGTATTTTTTGTAGGTTTGCCTAACCAAGAAGAGCGATCGCAGATTTTCTCCGTGCACCTAGGCAAATATCGACCCCACAATACTCGTGCCTACGACATCGATCGCCTTGCCTATGAAACGCCAGATTTTTCAGGTGCAGAAATTGAACAGGGGATCATCGAAGCAATGCACATTGGCTTCAGTCAAAATCGTGACTTTACCACCGATGACATCCTTGAAGCCGCCAGTCAAATTGTGCCATTGGCGCAAACGGCTCAGCAAGAAATTCAAGTTCTCCAAGAATGGGCTGCGTCAGGTAAGGCTAGATTAGCTTCACGACAGAATGTATTTAGATAG
- a CDS encoding ATP-dependent 6-phosphofructokinase produces the protein MTKPKRVGILTSGGDCGGLNAVIRAVVRRARDYDIEIYGIKGATQGLMNRPVEAELLDMKRVSGILRYGGTILGTVNKGNPFAYPMTDGTLVDRSEEVIDGYHKLGLDALIGIGGDGSLAILRRLAQQGNMNLVAVPKTIDNDLGATENSIGFNTAVSVAVEALDRLTYTAISHSRVMILEVMGRDAGHIAVSAGIAGGAHVVLIPEIPYDLDEVCDRLMNRALRGFPFSTMVVAEAVKTPTGEPVKYTNSLGQTLYGGIGQYLGDQISTRTGLESRVTILGHVQRGSTPSPLDRILGAAFGVAAVDLIAEKKYDRMVAWVNREVIDVPIADAIAKYSAVDVHGTLVRTAVGLGTYVGEIEQLL, from the coding sequence ATGACAAAGCCTAAGCGTGTTGGTATTTTGACCAGTGGTGGAGACTGTGGTGGACTCAATGCTGTCATTCGGGCTGTCGTGCGCCGCGCTCGCGACTATGATATAGAAATTTATGGAATTAAAGGCGCAACTCAAGGATTGATGAACCGTCCAGTGGAAGCAGAATTACTGGATATGAAACGGGTCTCAGGGATTTTACGCTATGGTGGCACAATTTTGGGAACAGTGAATAAAGGGAATCCTTTTGCCTATCCGATGACTGATGGCACTTTAGTCGATCGCTCTGAGGAAGTGATTGATGGCTACCATAAACTGGGACTCGATGCCCTGATTGGAATCGGAGGCGATGGGAGCTTGGCGATTTTGCGTCGTCTAGCGCAGCAGGGCAATATGAATCTGGTCGCAGTTCCTAAAACCATTGATAACGATTTGGGGGCAACAGAGAATTCGATTGGCTTTAATACGGCGGTGAGTGTGGCTGTGGAAGCGCTCGATCGCCTAACTTATACCGCCATCAGTCACAGTCGTGTGATGATCCTAGAAGTAATGGGACGTGATGCAGGACATATTGCGGTGAGTGCAGGGATTGCGGGAGGCGCTCATGTGGTCTTGATTCCCGAGATTCCCTACGATCTTGACGAAGTATGCGATCGCTTAATGAATCGTGCTTTGCGGGGATTCCCTTTCAGTACGATGGTCGTTGCCGAAGCTGTGAAAACGCCAACGGGTGAACCTGTGAAATATACCAATAGCCTTGGTCAAACCCTCTATGGAGGCATTGGTCAGTATCTCGGCGATCAGATCAGTACCCGCACAGGTTTAGAAAGCCGCGTCACGATCTTGGGACATGTGCAGAGAGGCAGTACGCCATCGCCACTGGATCGCATCTTAGGTGCAGCTTTTGGTGTGGCGGCTGTGGATTTGATTGCGGAGAAGAAATACGATCGCATGGTGGCATGGGTAAACCGCGAAGTGATCGATGTACCGATTGCCGATGCGATCGCCAAATATAGCGCCGTGGATGTGCATGGGACATTGGTTCGCACGGCTGTCGGTTTAGGCACTTATGTGGGCGAAATTGAACAACTTCTGTAA
- a CDS encoding ABC transporter permease → MSSRLKALFYYITARLLLAPIMLWAIASVVFLLMRATPGDPIDAILGPRAPEEVKVALREQVGLTGSLFSQYWGYMQDLLHFNLGKSISTREQTVWQIIKNFFPATAELAIYALIVALVVGLTVGIIAALRPNSKWDVGGRLFGIITYSLPLFWVGMILQLVFSVQLGWLPIGTRFPASAEPPVQVFGLYTIDALLKSDWKSFWTSIQYLILPATSLGIVISGIFERIVRVNLRQTLQSDYVEAAKARGIKPSAILFNHALKNAMIPVITILGLTLASMLGGAVLTEVTFSWPGLANRLFEAIVGRDYPVVQGIVVFFAIIVTIASILVDIVNAWIDPRIRY, encoded by the coding sequence ATGTCTAGTCGCCTCAAAGCTCTGTTCTACTACATTACGGCGCGATTACTGCTTGCACCGATTATGCTATGGGCGATCGCCTCAGTCGTATTTCTGTTAATGCGGGCGACCCCCGGTGATCCCATCGACGCAATTTTAGGACCTCGCGCTCCTGAGGAGGTCAAAGTTGCCTTACGTGAGCAAGTAGGACTGACAGGTTCTCTATTTTCGCAATATTGGGGTTATATGCAGGACTTGCTGCACTTCAACCTTGGCAAATCGATTAGCACCCGTGAGCAAACTGTTTGGCAAATTATTAAAAACTTTTTCCCCGCAACCGCAGAATTGGCAATTTATGCCCTGATTGTGGCTTTAGTAGTGGGGTTGACCGTGGGGATTATTGCGGCTCTGCGCCCAAATAGCAAATGGGATGTGGGTGGTAGGTTGTTTGGCATTATTACTTATTCCTTGCCACTGTTTTGGGTTGGGATGATCCTGCAATTAGTCTTCTCGGTGCAATTGGGATGGCTGCCCATTGGTACAAGATTTCCCGCCAGTGCTGAGCCACCCGTGCAGGTGTTTGGGCTATACACAATTGATGCTTTGCTCAAGTCTGATTGGAAAAGCTTTTGGACAAGCATTCAATATCTGATCTTGCCAGCTACGAGTTTAGGAATTGTAATTAGCGGTATTTTTGAGCGAATTGTGCGCGTCAATTTGCGTCAAACCTTGCAGTCTGACTATGTGGAAGCAGCTAAGGCAAGGGGGATTAAACCGAGTGCAATTTTGTTTAACCATGCGTTAAAAAATGCCATGATTCCTGTAATTACCATTCTTGGCTTGACCCTCGCTTCGATGCTTGGTGGTGCGGTGCTAACTGAAGTTACATTCTCTTGGCCGGGGCTAGCCAATCGTCTATTTGAAGCGATCGTTGGGCGGGACTATCCCGTAGTTCAAGGCATTGTCGTATTTTTCGCCATCATCGTCACGATCGCTAGTATTCTCGTAGATATTGTAAATGCTTGGATTGATCCGAGAATTCGTTATTAA
- a CDS encoding PAS domain-containing protein codes for MTEHQQPKRSPFFNISLQWVVVVPFVVQTLGIVGLVGYLSYNSGQQAVETLANHLLRQTSERVSDQLNNYLQLSQQVVSVNRLSVEQGMLDLTNREQLRLQLWQQIFSNPSLPTIGYWSEDGSVLGYVRITSEKERLLVSKVSGEVIPSGSFLLQEASVVKKSSLGQRRYYLTDTQGKPRKLVFQFAVDHRDVPWYRQAKSIGKKHWTDVFVARDSAMLLESSVDPVYDSTGNLQGFFVAHYFLFQIGEFLNKLKFSPTGQAFIIERSGDLVATSVLAESSAMREVDGKLVRIPALQSQNLVTREISNQLIQQFGDFNSLKGSTQMSLTVAGQRQFVQVTPYEDNYGLDWHVVTAIPESDFISEIQANLYRTLWLCGLALVGSVSIGIWTSQRIMRSLSHLTQATKSFSENRLEQTIPDTCITEVQVLKKALHQMMIDLHDADQMRLNYARDLEQQVAKKTADLTEAQRIGRIGSWEIDVTTGVITWSDELFRILGVDSTVPLPRYPYIFDRILPDDQQKLRTAVDGAIAHGKTYSVEYGNFRPDGSICYLLSRGEALFDEQGKVIKLRGTAQDISDRKQAEIALKENETQLLNLFSSMKDYIFVLNAEGRYLKVAPTQANIESNASVKLNQTIHQHLPQQAVDLFLGAIQKVLTTQKSVELEYSLEIMGKEQWFSTIVSLLDQESVLWVARNVSDKKQAEIALQQSEERRQLALSLTNTGSWEFDVATGEAIWSGTHYRLMGLNPYELSSNYQTWRDRVHPEDLEWVEAAFKQALETHSLLDVEYRVIYPDGTVRWVLTKGQGIYNQDGQAEKMIGVMLDISDRKALEIALKDSETNLSDILNSATAIITRVEIKRDGTWDIKYVSKACEAVSGYSPKELVDDQALWVSSIYPEDWQSLGDQIYADIFNELGGSYTYRFRHKDGSLRWLSQTNHSRWDIFLNAYVVTMLTSDVSDRKRLEQELTYSLDLRELLFNESTDALFLVDSETSLIFDCNQQAIKLFEVDSKNQLLNIVGRILHKNDLTVEELAWINQEMDEKGFCNLEVEYATFKGNYFWGDLLLKRITFGERHFSLARIADISIRKQAEFALAASKVAAEEATRAKSAFLANMSHEIRTPMNGVIGMTQLLQTTELTEEQQDFVQTIADSGEALLAVINDILDFSKIESGMLTIESKDFVLQDLIKSVCDIFRSQAIAKQIDLKYIIAPEVPITVVSDRDRLRQILLNLVGNAIKFTPQGQVVISVDSRFAEANKYELKFAIADTGIGIKSERIDQLFQPFTQVDASISRQYGGTGLGLAISKRLVELMGGTIWVESLQHIGGNPPYDWQSELITQGSTFHFTLEVLTNSDFSQTQETLIRKISKTLIDNTISQKFPLRILLAEDNLVNQMVASSLLKKLGYQVHIANNGLEAVEVVKKHPYDLIIMDVQMPEMDGLMATKLIRAYLSNHGNAELNVNPVKIVAMTANAMPEDRQACLDAGMDDYISKPINLQEIIRIVSINQ; via the coding sequence ATGACGGAACATCAGCAACCAAAGCGATCGCCATTTTTTAACATCTCTTTGCAATGGGTGGTGGTAGTCCCGTTTGTGGTGCAAACCTTGGGGATTGTTGGTCTGGTAGGATATTTGTCCTATAACAGTGGACAGCAGGCAGTAGAAACCCTCGCTAATCATTTGTTGCGACAGACATCAGAACGGGTAAGTGATCAACTCAATAACTACTTACAGCTATCGCAGCAGGTTGTGTCAGTCAATCGTCTTAGTGTAGAGCAGGGAATGCTTGATTTGACCAACCGTGAACAATTGCGGCTCCAACTTTGGCAACAAATTTTCTCTAATCCCTCACTCCCCACAATTGGCTACTGGAGTGAGGATGGTAGTGTCCTTGGTTATGTCCGTATCACCTCAGAAAAGGAGCGTCTGCTGGTGAGTAAAGTTTCTGGGGAAGTTATTCCCTCAGGTTCATTTCTATTACAGGAAGCCTCTGTAGTTAAGAAATCTAGTTTAGGACAACGCCGATATTACTTAACTGATACCCAAGGAAAGCCGCGTAAACTGGTCTTTCAATTTGCGGTTGACCATCGAGATGTTCCTTGGTATCGTCAGGCAAAAAGCATTGGCAAAAAACATTGGACTGACGTATTTGTCGCTCGTGATAGCGCAATGTTACTTGAATCATCGGTCGATCCAGTCTATGACTCCACTGGAAATTTGCAAGGCTTTTTCGTTGCTCACTATTTCTTATTCCAGATTGGTGAATTTCTCAACAAACTAAAGTTCTCTCCTACTGGACAGGCTTTTATTATTGAGCGCTCAGGTGATTTGGTGGCAACATCTGTATTAGCAGAATCATCGGCAATGAGAGAAGTTGATGGCAAGCTGGTACGCATACCCGCTTTGCAGAGTCAGAATTTGGTGACGCGGGAAATCTCTAATCAGCTAATCCAGCAATTTGGTGATTTTAATAGCCTCAAAGGTTCGACGCAAATGAGTTTGACTGTTGCGGGGCAGAGACAATTTGTGCAGGTCACACCCTATGAAGATAACTATGGTTTGGACTGGCATGTGGTGACGGCGATTCCTGAATCTGACTTCATATCAGAAATTCAGGCAAATTTATACCGCACGTTATGGTTATGTGGATTAGCCCTAGTTGGTTCCGTTAGTATTGGGATTTGGACATCTCAACGCATTATGAGATCGCTGTCTCATCTCACTCAAGCTACTAAGTCTTTTTCTGAAAATCGGCTTGAGCAAACCATCCCAGATACGTGCATTACTGAAGTTCAGGTTTTGAAAAAAGCCTTACATCAGATGATGATTGATCTCCATGATGCCGATCAAATGCGCTTAAATTATGCGCGAGATTTGGAACAACAGGTTGCCAAAAAAACAGCAGATCTCACTGAAGCCCAGCGCATTGGGCGGATAGGTAGTTGGGAAATTGATGTCACAACTGGTGTAATTACTTGGTCAGATGAACTGTTTCGGATTTTAGGAGTTGATTCCACAGTTCCGTTACCGAGATATCCCTATATTTTTGACCGCATCCTTCCTGATGATCAGCAAAAACTGCGTACAGCCGTAGATGGTGCGATCGCTCATGGGAAAACCTACAGCGTGGAATATGGCAACTTTCGTCCTGATGGCTCTATTTGCTATCTACTTAGCCGTGGTGAAGCGTTATTTGATGAACAGGGTAAGGTTATCAAGCTTCGTGGTACGGCTCAAGATATTAGCGATCGCAAGCAAGCCGAGATTGCTCTAAAGGAAAACGAAACTCAACTACTCAATCTTTTCTCTAGCATGAAGGATTATATCTTTGTGTTAAATGCTGAGGGTAGATATCTTAAGGTTGCGCCGACTCAAGCCAATATTGAAAGTAATGCTAGCGTTAAATTAAATCAAACTATCCACCAACACTTACCACAGCAAGCTGTTGATCTCTTTCTAGGTGCCATTCAAAAAGTTCTCACGACCCAAAAAAGTGTCGAACTAGAATACAGTTTGGAAATTATGGGTAAAGAACAATGGTTCTCAACCATCGTGTCACTGCTAGATCAAGAATCAGTCCTCTGGGTTGCTCGTAATGTTAGCGATAAGAAGCAAGCAGAAATAGCATTGCAGCAAAGTGAAGAACGTAGACAATTAGCCCTGAGCTTGACTAATACAGGTAGTTGGGAATTTGATGTTGCGACAGGTGAAGCGATTTGGAGTGGTACTCACTATCGGTTGATGGGACTGAATCCCTATGAACTATCTAGCAATTACCAAACATGGCGCGATCGCGTTCATCCTGAAGATCTGGAATGGGTTGAGGCAGCCTTCAAGCAAGCTTTAGAGACGCATTCCTTGCTAGATGTCGAATATCGAGTTATATATCCTGATGGGACTGTCCGATGGGTTCTCACTAAGGGACAGGGGATTTATAATCAAGATGGGCAGGCGGAGAAAATGATCGGTGTAATGCTGGATATTAGCGATCGCAAAGCATTAGAAATTGCCTTAAAAGATTCAGAAACAAATCTGAGCGATATTTTAAATAGCGCTACCGCAATAATTACAAGGGTGGAGATTAAGAGAGATGGCACATGGGATATCAAATATGTTTCTAAAGCATGTGAGGCAGTTTCTGGTTATAGTCCCAAGGAATTAGTTGATGATCAAGCCCTTTGGGTCAGTTCAATTTATCCTGAAGATTGGCAAAGTCTGGGAGATCAAATTTACGCAGATATTTTTAATGAGCTTGGTGGAAGTTATACCTATAGATTTCGACATAAAGATGGATCTCTCCGTTGGCTTTCGCAAACAAACCATTCGCGTTGGGACATATTCCTAAATGCTTATGTTGTCACGATGCTAACTTCAGATGTGAGCGATCGCAAGCGTTTAGAACAGGAACTAACCTACAGCCTCGATTTACGAGAACTGCTTTTTAATGAATCCACTGATGCACTGTTCTTAGTCGATAGTGAGACTTCACTCATATTTGACTGCAATCAGCAAGCCATAAAACTATTTGAAGTAGATAGTAAAAATCAATTACTTAACATTGTGGGGCGTATTCTGCACAAAAATGATCTAACTGTTGAGGAACTTGCTTGGATTAATCAAGAAATGGATGAAAAAGGCTTCTGTAACTTAGAAGTAGAATATGCCACTTTCAAAGGAAATTACTTTTGGGGAGATCTTTTGCTTAAGAGAATTACTTTTGGTGAACGCCATTTTAGTCTAGCTCGCATAGCGGATATTAGCATTCGCAAGCAAGCAGAATTTGCCTTAGCTGCATCCAAGGTAGCCGCAGAAGAAGCTACGAGAGCCAAAAGTGCATTTTTAGCGAATATGAGTCACGAAATCCGCACACCAATGAATGGGGTGATTGGCATGACACAACTGCTGCAAACTACTGAACTGACCGAAGAACAACAGGATTTTGTGCAAACTATTGCCGATAGTGGTGAAGCGCTTTTGGCGGTGATCAATGACATTCTTGATTTCTCGAAAATCGAATCAGGGATGCTCACCATTGAGTCAAAGGATTTTGTGCTGCAAGATTTGATCAAATCAGTTTGTGACATCTTCCGTAGTCAAGCGATCGCCAAGCAAATTGATCTCAAATACATCATTGCTCCTGAGGTTCCCATTACTGTCGTTAGCGATCGCGATCGGCTGCGGCAAATCCTCTTAAATCTAGTGGGAAATGCGATTAAATTTACGCCTCAAGGTCAGGTTGTTATTTCCGTAGATAGCCGATTTGCAGAAGCCAATAAATATGAACTTAAATTTGCGATCGCCGATACAGGTATTGGCATTAAAAGTGAGCGAATTGACCAACTATTTCAGCCATTTACCCAAGTAGATGCTTCCATTAGTCGTCAGTATGGTGGTACTGGTCTAGGATTAGCCATTAGTAAACGCCTTGTCGAGTTGATGGGTGGCACAATTTGGGTTGAGAGTTTACAGCATATTGGTGGTAATCCTCCCTACGATTGGCAGTCAGAACTCATAACTCAAGGCTCAACTTTCCATTTCACGCTCGAAGTTTTGACAAACTCAGATTTCAGTCAAACTCAGGAAACTTTGATTAGAAAAATTAGTAAGACTCTAATCGATAACACCATATCTCAAAAATTTCCTTTACGCATTTTGCTAGCTGAAGATAATTTGGTTAATCAAATGGTGGCTAGTTCATTACTTAAAAAACTTGGCTATCAGGTTCATATTGCTAATAATGGATTGGAAGCTGTAGAGGTAGTCAAAAAACATCCCTATGATTTAATCATCATGGATGTGCAGATGCCTGAAATGGATGGATTGATGGCAACTAAGTTAATTCGTGCATACTTAAGTAATCATGGCAATGCTGAACTCAATGTAAATCCAGTAAAAATTGTGGCAATGACTGCGAATGCTATGCCCGAAGACCGTCAAGCTTGTCTAGATGCGGGAATGGATGATTACATCAGTAAGCCGATTAACTTGCAAGAAATCATTCGCATCGTCAGTATTAATCAATAG